In a single window of the Atlantibacter hermannii genome:
- the lldR gene encoding DNA-binding transcriptional repressor LldR — MRYQLEPWSEQRIVQPIKTLLADDPGYRYDILEARHAIEASTAWHAALRATDTDKEKLRYCFDATLKFTERDDPDLAAQADVRFHLAVAEASHNVVLLQTMRGFFDLLQSSVMQSRQRMYLEPPIFSQLTEQHRDMLDAILAGDAERARKAVTHHLGFVHSTIKRLDEDVARQARVTRLPDIDDNPRENES, encoded by the coding sequence GTGCGTTATCAGCTTGAGCCCTGGTCTGAACAACGCATCGTCCAGCCGATTAAAACCCTGCTGGCGGACGATCCGGGCTATCGCTATGACATTCTCGAAGCCCGCCACGCTATTGAGGCCAGCACCGCCTGGCACGCAGCGTTGCGCGCCACGGACACGGATAAAGAGAAACTGCGCTACTGTTTCGACGCCACGCTGAAATTTACCGAACGCGACGATCCGGACCTCGCGGCACAGGCCGATGTACGGTTCCACCTGGCGGTGGCGGAAGCGTCGCACAATGTGGTGCTGCTCCAGACCATGCGCGGCTTTTTCGATCTGCTGCAATCCTCTGTGATGCAGAGCCGTCAGCGCATGTACCTCGAACCACCAATTTTCTCACAGCTCACCGAACAGCATCGCGACATGCTGGACGCCATATTAGCCGGGGATGCCGAACGGGCGCGTAAAGCCGTCACCCATCACCTTGGCTTTGTCCATTCCACCATAAAACGTCTTGATGAAGATGTGGCGCGTCAGGCGCGAGTCACCCGCCTGCCCGACATCGACGACAATCCCAGGGAGAACGAATCATGA
- the lldP gene encoding L-lactate permease: MSLWQQNYDPAGNIWLSSLIASLPILFFFFALIKLKLKGYIAASWTVAIALAVALFFYDMPANNAFASVIYGFFYGLWPIAWIIIAAVFVYKISVKTGQFDIIRSSILSITPDQRLQMLIVGFCFGAFLEGAAGFGAPVAITAALLVGLGFNPLYAAGLCLIVNTAPVAFGAMGIPILVAGQVTGLDSFEIGQMVGRQLPFLTIIVLFWIMGIMDGWRGIKETWPAVVVAGGSFAIAQYLSSNFIGPELPDIISSLVSLVCLTLFLKRWQPTRIFRFGDMGASVVDQTLARKNYTARQVIRAWSPFLFLTATVTLWSIPPFKALFAPGGALYDMVINVSVPYLDKLVARMPPVVNAATPYAAVYKFDWFSATGTAILFAGIISIVWLKMKPAAAIKTFGETLKELALPIYSIGMVLAFAFISNYSGLSSTLALALAHTGSAFTFFSPFLGWLGVFLTGSDTSSNALFAALQATAAQQIGVSDVLMVAANTTGGVTGKMISPQSIAIACAAVGLVGKESDLFRFTVKHSLIFTCMVGVITTLQAYVLTWMIP, translated from the coding sequence ATGAGCCTCTGGCAACAAAACTACGATCCGGCTGGCAATATTTGGCTTTCCAGTCTTATCGCCTCGTTACCTATCCTGTTTTTCTTCTTCGCGCTGATTAAGCTGAAGCTGAAAGGCTATATTGCCGCTTCATGGACCGTGGCGATTGCGCTGGCGGTTGCGCTTTTCTTCTACGATATGCCCGCGAATAACGCTTTTGCGTCAGTGATTTATGGCTTCTTCTACGGCCTGTGGCCGATCGCCTGGATCATTATCGCGGCGGTGTTCGTGTATAAAATCTCGGTGAAAACCGGGCAGTTCGACATCATCCGTTCATCAATATTGTCGATTACGCCGGACCAGCGTCTTCAGATGCTGATTGTAGGGTTCTGCTTCGGGGCTTTCCTGGAAGGGGCCGCGGGATTCGGCGCGCCGGTGGCGATTACCGCCGCGTTGCTGGTCGGCCTTGGCTTTAATCCGCTGTACGCCGCCGGGCTGTGTCTGATCGTCAATACCGCGCCAGTGGCGTTTGGCGCTATGGGCATCCCGATTCTGGTGGCAGGCCAGGTGACCGGTCTGGACAGCTTTGAAATCGGCCAGATGGTGGGCCGCCAGTTGCCGTTCCTGACCATCATCGTGCTGTTCTGGATCATGGGCATTATGGACGGCTGGCGCGGCATCAAAGAGACGTGGCCTGCGGTGGTCGTGGCGGGCGGTTCGTTCGCCATTGCCCAGTACCTCAGCTCGAACTTTATCGGCCCGGAACTGCCGGACATTATCTCCTCGCTGGTTTCGCTGGTGTGCCTGACGCTGTTCCTGAAACGCTGGCAGCCGACGCGCATCTTCCGCTTTGGCGACATGGGCGCATCGGTAGTCGATCAGACCCTGGCCCGTAAAAACTATACTGCACGCCAGGTGATTCGCGCATGGTCGCCGTTCCTGTTCCTTACCGCCACCGTCACGCTGTGGAGTATCCCGCCGTTTAAAGCGCTGTTCGCGCCGGGCGGCGCGCTGTACGACATGGTTATCAATGTTTCGGTGCCTTACCTGGACAAACTGGTGGCGCGTATGCCGCCGGTGGTCAACGCCGCTACGCCATACGCTGCGGTATACAAATTTGACTGGTTCTCCGCGACCGGCACCGCCATTCTGTTCGCCGGGATTATCTCTATCGTCTGGCTGAAGATGAAGCCTGCCGCCGCGATTAAGACCTTCGGCGAAACGTTAAAAGAGCTGGCGCTGCCCATTTACTCCATCGGTATGGTGCTGGCTTTCGCCTTTATCTCCAACTATTCGGGGCTGTCGTCTACGCTTGCCTTAGCGCTGGCGCATACCGGGTCGGCCTTCACCTTCTTCTCGCCGTTCCTGGGATGGTTGGGGGTATTCCTGACCGGTTCCGATACCTCGTCTAACGCGCTGTTCGCCGCGCTTCAGGCTACCGCCGCCCAACAGATTGGCGTGTCGGATGTGCTGATGGTCGCCGCCAACACCACCGGCGGGGTAACCGGCAAAATGATTTCGCCGCAGTCCATCGCTATCGCCTGCGCCGCGGTAGGCCTGGTGGGCAAAGAATCGGACCTGTTCCGCTTCACGGTCAAACACAGCCTGATCTTCACCTGCATGGTGGGCGTTATCACCACGCTTCAGGCGTATGTCTTAACCTGGATGATTCCATGA
- the yibL gene encoding putative cytoplasmic protein: MKEVEKNEIKRLSDRLDAIRHQQAALSLVENAEKYAELEKEKATLETEIARLHGVVSQKLSKEAQKLMDMPFKRAITKKEQADMGKLKKSVRGLVVVHPMTALGREMGLKVMTGFSKTEF, translated from the coding sequence ATGAAAGAAGTCGAAAAAAACGAAATTAAACGTCTGAGCGATCGTCTGGACGCCATCCGTCACCAGCAAGCGGCCCTGTCGCTGGTAGAAAACGCGGAAAAATACGCCGAGCTGGAAAAAGAAAAAGCAACGCTGGAGACGGAAATCGCTCGTCTGCACGGCGTGGTGAGCCAGAAGCTCAGCAAAGAAGCGCAAAAGTTAATGGATATGCCGTTTAAGCGCGCCATCACCAAAAAAGAGCAGGCCGATATGGGCAAGCTGAAAAAAAGCGTTCGCGGCCTGGTAGTGGTTCACCCCATGACGGCGCTGGGCCGGGAAATGGGCCTGAAAGTGATGACCGGTTTTTCAAAGACCGAGTTTTAA
- the mtlR gene encoding mannitol operon repressor — MMCPGAVQAGAAPVYRLSDMQAKMEETQAFENRVLERLNAGKTVRSLLIAAVELLTEAVNILVLQVFRKDDYAVKYAVEPLLDGDGPLGDLSVRLKLIYGLGVISRAEYEDCELLMALREELNHDGNEYAFTDDEMLGPFGELHCVSALPPAPVFDVSGDPELRAMQQQRYQQIVRSTMVLSLTELISRVSLKKAFQK; from the coding sequence ATGATGTGTCCGGGTGCGGTGCAGGCCGGGGCCGCACCCGTTTATAGATTGTCAGATATGCAGGCAAAAATGGAAGAAACACAGGCCTTTGAAAACCGTGTGCTTGAGCGTCTGAATGCTGGCAAAACCGTACGAAGCCTGTTAATCGCCGCGGTAGAATTACTGACCGAGGCGGTCAATATCCTGGTGCTTCAGGTATTCCGCAAAGATGACTACGCGGTGAAATATGCCGTTGAACCCTTGCTGGACGGCGATGGTCCGCTGGGCGATCTTTCCGTGCGATTAAAACTCATCTACGGCCTGGGTGTAATCAGCCGCGCAGAATATGAAGACTGTGAGTTGTTGATGGCGCTGCGGGAAGAACTCAATCACGACGGTAATGAATACGCCTTCACCGACGATGAAATGCTCGGGCCTTTTGGTGAACTGCACTGCGTCAGCGCCCTGCCTCCCGCACCGGTTTTCGATGTAAGCGGCGACCCCGAACTGCGCGCCATGCAGCAACAGCGCTATCAGCAAATTGTCCGCTCCACCATGGTTCTCTCCCTGACTGAGCTTATCTCCCGGGTAAGCTTAAAAAAAGCCTTTCAGAAGTAA
- the mtlD_1 gene encoding mannitol-1-phosphate 5-dehydrogenase — MRRANGNTAPLNIIACENMVRGTSQLKGHVMAALAADDQAWADEHVGFVDSAVDRIVPPSESATHDPLEVTVETFSEWIVDKTQFKGELPNIPGMELTDNLMAFVERKLFTLNTGHAITAYLGKLAGHQTIRDAILDEKIRAVVKGAMEESGAVLIKRYGFDADKHAAYIQKILGRFENPYLKDDVERVGRQPLRKLSAGDRLIKPLLGTLEYGLPHDNLVLGIAAAMHYRSEQDPQAQELAQMLADKGPQATLASISGLDANSEVVAAAVNAYNAQP; from the coding sequence ATGCGCAGAGCCAACGGCAACACCGCCCCGCTTAATATCATCGCCTGTGAAAACATGGTGCGCGGCACCAGCCAGCTGAAAGGCCATGTTATGGCAGCGCTGGCCGCTGACGATCAGGCGTGGGCAGACGAGCATGTCGGCTTCGTGGATTCTGCCGTAGACCGCATCGTTCCGCCTTCTGAATCCGCGACTCACGATCCGCTGGAAGTCACGGTTGAAACCTTTAGCGAGTGGATTGTCGACAAAACGCAGTTTAAAGGCGAGTTGCCGAACATTCCGGGCATGGAACTGACGGATAATTTAATGGCGTTTGTCGAGCGCAAACTCTTCACCCTTAACACCGGGCATGCTATAACCGCCTACCTCGGAAAACTGGCCGGTCACCAGACCATTCGTGACGCCATTCTGGACGAGAAAATCCGCGCGGTTGTGAAAGGCGCGATGGAAGAAAGCGGCGCGGTGCTGATTAAGCGTTACGGTTTTGATGCCGATAAACATGCGGCATACATCCAGAAAATCCTCGGTCGTTTTGAAAACCCGTATTTGAAAGATGACGTTGAGCGCGTTGGCCGCCAGCCGCTGCGTAAGCTGAGTGCGGGCGACCGTTTGATCAAACCGCTGTTGGGCACGCTGGAATACGGTTTGCCGCACGACAATCTGGTGCTGGGCATTGCCGCCGCGATGCATTATCGCAGCGAGCAGGATCCGCAGGCGCAGGAACTCGCTCAGATGCTGGCGGATAAAGGCCCGCAGGCCACACTGGCCAGCATCTCCGGATTAGACGCCAACAGCGAGGTCGTGGCCGCTGCCGTCAACGCGTATAACGCGCAACCATGA
- the mtlD_2 gene encoding mannitol-1-phosphate 5-dehydrogenase: MKALHFGAGNIGRGFIGKLLADAGISLTFADVNQVVLDALNARHSYQVHVVGENEQVDTVSGVKRGQQHRRRSRRPDC, encoded by the coding sequence ATGAAAGCATTACATTTTGGCGCAGGTAATATTGGACGTGGCTTCATCGGCAAACTGCTCGCGGATGCGGGTATCAGCCTCACTTTCGCCGATGTAAACCAGGTGGTGCTGGATGCTTTAAACGCGCGTCACAGCTACCAGGTGCATGTGGTGGGTGAAAACGAGCAGGTCGACACGGTATCCGGCGTAAAACGCGGTCAGCAGCATCGGCGACGAAGTCGTCGCCCTGATTGCTGA
- the mtlA gene encoding PTS system subunit IIABC — MSSDIKIRVQSFGRFLSNMVMPNIGAFIAWGIITALFIPTGWVPNETLAKLVGPMITYLLPLLIGFTGGRLIGGDRGGVVGAITTMGVIVGADMPMFLGAMIAGPLGGWAIKHFDNWVDGKIKSGFEMLVNNFSAGIIGMILAILAFLGIGPMVEVLSKALAAGVNFMVVHDMLPLASIFVEPAKILFLNNAINHGIFSPLGIQQSHELGKSIFFLIEANPGPGMGILLAYMFFGRGSAKQSAGGAAIIHFLGGIHEIYFPYVLMNPRLLIAVIFGGMTGVFCLSVLNGGLVSPASPGSILAVLAMTPKGAYFANLVAIFAAMGVSFVIAAILLKTSKVKEEDDIEAATRRMQDMKAQSKGVATPLSAGEVSNDLSHVRKIIVACDAGMGSSAMGAGVLRKKVQDAGLTNISVTNSAINSLPSDVDVVITHRDLTERAMRQAPQAQHISLTNFLDSGLYTSLTERLVAAQRHEVNETKVRTSLQDSFDANDSHLFKLTADNIFLGRTASHKEEAIRFAGEQLVKGGYVQPEYVDAMLEREKLTSTYLGESIAVPHGTVEAKDRVLKTGVVFCQYPQGVRFGEEEDDVARLVIGIAARNNEHIQVITSLTNALDDDTVIERLANTTSVQEVLDLLGGKKA; from the coding sequence ATGTCATCCGATATCAAGATCAGAGTGCAAAGCTTTGGTCGTTTTTTAAGTAACATGGTAATGCCAAACATCGGCGCATTTATCGCCTGGGGTATTATCACGGCGCTGTTTATTCCCACCGGATGGGTGCCGAACGAGACACTGGCGAAGCTGGTTGGTCCGATGATCACCTATCTGCTGCCGCTGTTGATCGGTTTTACCGGTGGTCGTTTGATCGGCGGTGACCGTGGCGGCGTGGTTGGTGCAATTACTACCATGGGCGTGATCGTCGGCGCGGATATGCCGATGTTCCTCGGCGCAATGATTGCTGGTCCTCTGGGCGGCTGGGCAATTAAACATTTCGATAACTGGGTAGACGGTAAGATCAAATCCGGTTTTGAAATGCTGGTAAACAACTTCTCCGCCGGCATCATCGGTATGATCCTGGCGATTCTGGCGTTCCTCGGCATTGGCCCGATGGTCGAAGTGCTGTCCAAGGCACTGGCGGCAGGCGTTAACTTCATGGTTGTCCATGACATGTTGCCGCTGGCGTCTATCTTCGTTGAACCCGCAAAAATTCTGTTCCTGAACAACGCGATTAACCACGGTATCTTCTCGCCGCTGGGTATTCAGCAGTCTCATGAACTCGGCAAGTCCATCTTCTTCCTGATTGAAGCTAACCCGGGTCCGGGTATGGGCATCCTGCTGGCGTACATGTTCTTTGGTCGTGGCAGCGCGAAACAGTCTGCGGGCGGTGCGGCAATCATCCACTTCCTGGGTGGTATCCACGAAATTTACTTCCCGTATGTGCTGATGAACCCGCGTCTGCTGATTGCCGTTATCTTCGGCGGTATGACTGGCGTGTTCTGCCTGAGCGTGCTGAACGGCGGCCTGGTGTCTCCTGCGTCTCCGGGTTCCATCCTGGCGGTACTGGCGATGACCCCTAAAGGCGCTTACTTCGCGAACCTGGTCGCTATCTTCGCTGCGATGGGCGTATCCTTCGTGATCGCCGCTATCCTGCTGAAAACCAGCAAAGTGAAAGAAGAAGACGATATCGAAGCAGCAACCCGTCGCATGCAGGATATGAAAGCACAGTCCAAAGGCGTGGCAACGCCGCTGTCTGCGGGCGAAGTCAGCAACGACCTGAGCCATGTGCGTAAAATCATCGTTGCCTGTGATGCCGGTATGGGCTCCAGCGCCATGGGCGCAGGCGTACTGCGTAAGAAAGTGCAGGATGCGGGTTTGACCAACATTTCCGTGACCAACAGCGCAATCAACAGCCTGCCGTCTGATGTGGATGTGGTCATTACCCACCGCGATCTGACTGAGCGTGCGATGCGCCAGGCCCCGCAGGCCCAGCACATTTCGCTGACCAACTTCCTGGACAGCGGCCTGTACACCAGCCTGACCGAACGTCTGGTGGCCGCGCAGCGTCACGAAGTTAACGAAACCAAAGTGCGCACCAGCCTGCAGGACAGCTTTGACGCTAACGACAGCCACCTGTTTAAGCTGACCGCCGACAACATTTTCCTGGGCCGCACCGCGAGCCATAAAGAAGAAGCGATTCGTTTTGCGGGCGAGCAGCTGGTTAAAGGCGGCTACGTACAGCCGGAATACGTGGACGCGATGCTTGAGCGTGAAAAGCTGACCTCAACCTATCTGGGTGAGTCCATCGCTGTTCCGCACGGCACCGTGGAAGCGAAAGATCGCGTACTGAAAACCGGTGTTGTCTTCTGCCAGTACCCGCAAGGCGTACGTTTCGGCGAAGAAGAAGACGATGTTGCCCGTCTGGTTATCGGTATTGCCGCACGCAATAACGAACACATCCAGGTCATCACCAGCCTGACCAACGCGCTGGATGACGACACGGTGATTGAGCGCCTGGCTAACACCACCAGCGTTCAGGAAGTGCTCGACCTGTTAGGCGGTAAAAAAGCATAA
- the sspA_1 gene encoding putative glutathione S-transferase, whose product MKLVGSYTSPYVRKISIVMLEKGITFEFVNDMPYEAQNKVTQYNPLGKVPALVTDDGEVWFDSPIIVQYLELLDIAPALLPREPLASLKIRQIEALADGIMDAGLVSVREQARPPAQQSETELLRQREKITRSLDALEKYVADGTLNANELNIATIAVACAMSYLNFRRVSPGWCVDRPNLVKLVETLFQRESFARTEPPAA is encoded by the coding sequence ATGAAACTTGTCGGTAGTTACACCAGCCCGTATGTGCGAAAGATTTCGATTGTGATGCTGGAAAAGGGCATTACGTTTGAATTTGTTAACGACATGCCTTATGAGGCGCAGAATAAAGTCACGCAATATAACCCGTTAGGCAAAGTCCCGGCGCTGGTGACCGACGATGGCGAGGTGTGGTTTGACTCGCCCATTATTGTGCAATACCTGGAACTGCTGGATATCGCCCCGGCATTATTGCCACGCGAACCGCTGGCTTCGCTGAAAATTCGTCAGATTGAAGCGCTGGCGGACGGGATTATGGACGCAGGGCTGGTGTCGGTGCGCGAACAGGCGCGTCCGCCTGCGCAACAGTCGGAAACTGAACTGCTGCGCCAGCGCGAAAAAATCACCCGCAGCCTGGATGCGCTGGAAAAGTACGTCGCAGACGGCACTCTGAACGCGAATGAACTGAATATCGCCACTATCGCCGTGGCCTGCGCCATGAGTTATCTCAATTTCCGCCGCGTCTCGCCGGGCTGGTGCGTGGACCGCCCGAACCTGGTGAAACTGGTCGAAACCTTATTCCAGCGCGAAAGCTTTGCTCGTACCGAACCGCCTGCGGCATGA
- the selA_1 gene encoding L-seryl-tRNA(Ser) selenium transferase, with protein sequence MTTENRSLYSQIPSTDSLLRDAAFQPLLAQWGHTQVAAMLRQLQVQARNSVRESQMLPAWCHDWAAMCAQRLSETTQSALRTVFNLTGTVLHTNLGRALQSESAIDAVTQVMRSAVTLEYDLDDAGRGHRDRALAALLCEITGAEDACIVNNNAAAVLLMLAACATGKEVVVSRGELVEIGGAFRIPDVMRQAGCQLIEVGTTNRTHPADYLQAMGENTALFMKVHTSNYHIEGFTRAVDEAELVQLAQASGVPVVSDLGSGSLVDLSRYGLPKEPLVQELIAAGVSLVSFSGDKLLGGPQAGIIVGKKALIERLQQHPLKRALRADKMTLAALEATLRLYQHPETLVQHLPTLRLLTRDAGAIHEQAQRLLPGLQQHFGETFDVAVMPCLSQIGSGSLPIDRLPSAAITFTPRDGRGSTLEKLATDWRGLPSPVIGRIYDGRLWLDLRCLEQESRFMEMLTK encoded by the coding sequence ATGACCACAGAAAATCGTTCGCTTTATAGCCAGATTCCTTCTACGGATAGCCTGCTTCGGGATGCGGCTTTTCAGCCTCTCCTCGCGCAGTGGGGCCACACTCAGGTCGCCGCGATGCTGCGTCAGCTTCAGGTCCAGGCGCGTAATAGCGTGCGTGAATCGCAAATGCTGCCCGCGTGGTGTCATGACTGGGCCGCCATGTGCGCCCAGCGGTTGAGCGAGACGACCCAAAGCGCGCTGCGAACGGTGTTTAACCTGACCGGCACCGTTTTGCACACCAACCTTGGGCGTGCGCTTCAGTCAGAAAGCGCGATTGATGCGGTCACGCAGGTTATGCGTTCAGCGGTCACGCTGGAATATGATCTGGACGATGCCGGGCGCGGTCACCGCGACCGGGCGCTGGCGGCGCTGCTGTGCGAGATTACCGGCGCGGAAGATGCCTGTATCGTGAATAACAATGCCGCAGCCGTGTTGCTGATGCTGGCGGCCTGCGCCACCGGTAAGGAAGTGGTCGTTTCACGCGGCGAACTGGTGGAAATCGGCGGTGCTTTCCGCATACCGGATGTGATGCGCCAGGCCGGTTGTCAGCTTATCGAAGTGGGCACAACGAATCGCACCCATCCGGCGGATTACCTGCAGGCAATGGGCGAAAATACGGCGTTATTCATGAAGGTCCACACCAGCAATTACCATATTGAAGGTTTCACCCGCGCCGTCGACGAAGCCGAACTGGTGCAGCTGGCGCAAGCGTCCGGCGTGCCGGTGGTCTCCGATCTGGGCAGCGGCTCGCTGGTGGATCTCAGCCGTTATGGATTGCCTAAAGAGCCGCTGGTGCAGGAACTGATTGCCGCAGGCGTCAGTCTGGTGAGTTTCTCCGGGGATAAGCTGCTTGGAGGGCCGCAAGCGGGCATTATTGTCGGTAAAAAAGCGTTAATCGAGCGCTTGCAACAGCACCCGTTAAAGCGCGCTCTGCGGGCAGATAAAATGACGCTCGCGGCGCTGGAAGCGACATTGCGCCTGTATCAACACCCGGAAACCCTGGTGCAACATCTGCCGACGCTGCGGTTGCTCACCCGTGACGCCGGGGCGATCCATGAACAGGCGCAGCGCCTGCTGCCCGGGCTGCAACAGCACTTTGGCGAGACGTTCGACGTGGCGGTGATGCCCTGCCTGTCGCAAATCGGCAGCGGGTCGCTGCCAATAGATCGTCTGCCGAGCGCGGCCATTACCTTTACGCCGCGTGACGGGCGCGGCAGTACGCTGGAAAAACTGGCTACGGATTGGCGCGGTTTGCCGTCACCGGTCATCGGCCGCATTTACGATGGACGTTTATGGCTGGATTTGCGTTGTCTGGAACAAGAATCCCGCTTTATGGAGATGCTAACGAAATGA
- the selB gene encoding selenocysteinyl-tRNA-specific translation factor, whose translation MIIATAGHVDHGKTTLLQALTGINADRLPEEKKRGMTIDLGYAYWPQDDGRVIGFIDVPGHEKFLANMLAGVGGIDHALLVVACDDGIMAQTEEHLTLLQLAGRPTLTVVLTKADRVDDARIGTVKNDVEALLARMSWTPEAIFVTAATQSHGIDALRQHIRELQPQAHPVAQRFRLAIDRAFTVKGAGLVVTGTALSGEVNVGDTLWLTGVNKPMRVRGLHAQNTGTQQAHAGQRIALNISGDAQKEQLNRGDWLLSAAPRHICDRVIIDVHALVPLQQWQPLHIHHAASHITGRISLLNERFAELVLDTPLWLCDNDRLILRDIGARHTLGGGRIVLTTPPRRGKRQSEFLDWLARLADAQDDAQALTLHLERGAVSLPDFAWHRQLTPSGLTALLNRPERLQAGEHLLSAEVAARWQRKLLDTLSYYHEQHSDEPGPGRERLRRMALPSQEEPLVLALIEKMREAGLIVSYQGWLHLPAHQAGFTAEQQQRWEAISGLFGDDPWWVRDLARETGSDEQEMRKFLRQAALQGLITSIVKDRYYRNDRIVMFADLIRRLDSEKGSTQAADFRDSLNVGRKLAIQILEYFDRIGFTRRRGNEHLLRDAALFGRED comes from the coding sequence ATGATTATCGCCACCGCAGGACACGTTGACCACGGTAAGACCACGTTATTGCAGGCGCTGACCGGCATTAACGCCGATCGCCTGCCGGAAGAGAAAAAACGCGGTATGACCATCGATCTGGGCTACGCCTACTGGCCGCAGGATGACGGGCGCGTGATCGGATTTATTGATGTGCCGGGCCACGAGAAATTTCTCGCGAATATGCTGGCGGGTGTGGGCGGTATCGATCACGCCTTGCTGGTGGTGGCGTGTGATGACGGCATCATGGCGCAAACCGAAGAACATTTAACCCTGTTGCAGCTCGCCGGGCGGCCAACGCTGACCGTCGTGCTCACCAAAGCGGACCGGGTCGACGACGCGCGTATCGGGACAGTGAAAAATGATGTTGAGGCCCTGCTGGCGCGCATGTCATGGACGCCTGAGGCGATCTTCGTCACTGCGGCCACCCAGTCCCACGGTATTGACGCTTTACGCCAGCACATCCGCGAACTGCAACCGCAAGCGCATCCTGTTGCGCAACGTTTTCGTCTGGCGATTGACCGGGCATTTACGGTAAAAGGCGCGGGCCTGGTGGTGACGGGAACCGCGCTCAGCGGTGAAGTGAATGTCGGTGATACGCTGTGGCTGACGGGCGTGAATAAGCCGATGCGGGTACGTGGCCTGCATGCGCAAAACACCGGGACCCAACAGGCACACGCTGGTCAGCGTATTGCGCTGAATATCAGCGGCGATGCGCAAAAAGAGCAGCTCAACCGCGGCGACTGGCTGCTTTCTGCCGCGCCGCGTCATATCTGCGACCGTGTGATTATTGATGTGCATGCGCTGGTGCCGCTCCAGCAATGGCAACCGCTGCATATCCATCATGCCGCAAGCCATATTACCGGGCGTATTTCTTTACTCAACGAACGTTTCGCCGAACTGGTGTTAGATACGCCGCTCTGGCTTTGCGATAACGACCGGCTGATCCTGCGCGATATTGGGGCGCGGCATACGCTGGGCGGCGGTCGCATTGTGCTGACGACGCCGCCGCGTCGTGGCAAGCGTCAGAGCGAATTTTTAGACTGGCTGGCACGCCTTGCCGATGCGCAGGATGATGCGCAGGCGCTGACGCTACACCTGGAGCGCGGCGCGGTATCACTGCCAGATTTCGCCTGGCATCGCCAGCTTACGCCGTCGGGACTGACGGCGTTGTTGAACCGGCCGGAGCGTTTACAGGCGGGTGAGCACTTACTGAGCGCCGAAGTGGCGGCGCGGTGGCAGCGCAAGCTGTTAGACACTCTGAGCTACTATCACGAACAGCACAGCGATGAACCCGGCCCCGGGCGTGAACGTCTGCGTCGCATGGCGTTGCCGTCGCAGGAAGAGCCGCTGGTGTTAGCGTTGATAGAAAAAATGCGCGAAGCAGGGCTGATTGTGAGCTATCAGGGCTGGCTGCATTTGCCGGCGCATCAGGCCGGATTTACCGCAGAACAGCAACAGCGCTGGGAGGCGATTTCTGGTTTGTTTGGCGATGACCCGTGGTGGGTACGCGATTTAGCGCGCGAAACGGGCAGCGATGAACAGGAAATGCGTAAATTCCTCCGCCAGGCGGCGTTACAGGGGCTGATTACGTCGATCGTCAAAGATCGTTATTACCGTAACGATCGGATTGTGATGTTTGCTGATTTGATCCGCCGACTGGACAGTGAAAAAGGATCAACCCAGGCGGCGGATTTCCGCGACAGCCTTAATGTGGGCCGTAAACTCGCCATTCAAATCCTTGAGTATTTTGATCGCATCGGCTTTACACGTCGCCGCGGTAACGAGCATCTGTTACGCGACGCCGCATTATTTGGCCGCGAGGATTAA